The proteins below are encoded in one region of Asticcacaulis excentricus CB 48:
- a CDS encoding porin family protein — protein sequence MKTMLMATAALAAAAFGASTASAQSLSQPEVYGSIGATATNNNESDSSLNSMNARLGTKLTPHFGLEGELAAGTNGDTTNTGRYKLTNKKAAYAVGFLPVSDRVELIGRVGVSDTKLKNYNNSPIAEDGTALDVGVGAQMKLNDAYAIRGDYTRSAFKDDRGNADNLSVSVVRKF from the coding sequence ATGAAGACCATGCTCATGGCTACTGCCGCTTTGGCTGCCGCTGCTTTCGGCGCGTCCACGGCTTCCGCGCAATCCCTGTCGCAGCCCGAGGTGTATGGCTCGATCGGTGCGACCGCCACGAATAACAACGAGTCCGACTCTAGCCTTAACTCGATGAATGCGCGCCTCGGCACCAAGCTGACCCCGCACTTCGGGCTCGAAGGCGAACTGGCCGCCGGGACCAACGGCGACACGACCAATACGGGCCGTTACAAGCTGACCAATAAGAAGGCCGCCTACGCCGTGGGCTTCCTGCCGGTTTCGGACCGCGTTGAGCTGATCGGCCGCGTGGGTGTTTCGGACACCAAGCTGAAAAACTACAACAACTCGCCGATCGCCGAAGATGGAACGGCGCTGGATGTTGGTGTCGGAGCGCAGATGAAGCTCAATGACGCCTACGCCATCCGAGGCGACTATACCCGCTCGGCTTTCAAGGATGATCGCGGAAATGCCGACAACCTGTCGGTCAGCGTGGTTCGGAAGTTTTAA
- the infA gene encoding translation initiation factor IF-1: MAKEELLEFAGTVVELLPNATFRVTLEDSGHEIIAHTAGKMRKNRIRVLAGDRIMVEMTPYDLTKGRITYRFK; the protein is encoded by the coding sequence ATGGCAAAAGAAGAACTGTTGGAGTTTGCGGGTACCGTTGTCGAGCTTCTGCCGAACGCGACATTCCGCGTGACGCTCGAAGACTCGGGGCATGAAATCATCGCGCACACTGCGGGCAAGATGCGCAAGAACCGCATCCGCGTGCTGGCTGGCGACCGTATCATGGTTGAAATGACGCCCTATGACCTGACTAAGGGCCGCATCACTTATCGGTTCAAATAA
- a CDS encoding Maf family nucleotide pyrophosphatase, which yields MLPLILASSSPRRVDLLAQIGLKPDRILPSDIDETPLKSETPRELAGRLSRAKAEAVAALVTQPAYILAADTVVGVGRRILPKAETDAEVRACLELMSGRSHRVYTGVALVSPKGLSARVVETRLQFKRLSAEEIDAYIASGEGLGKAGGYGIQGRASAFVIHLIGSFPSVVGLPTFETLQLLRGAGYRG from the coding sequence ATGCTGCCCCTTATTCTGGCCAGCTCCAGTCCTCGCCGTGTGGACCTGCTCGCCCAGATCGGCCTGAAACCCGATCGTATCCTTCCCTCCGATATTGATGAAACGCCGCTGAAAAGCGAGACCCCGCGCGAACTGGCCGGGCGGCTGTCGCGCGCCAAGGCCGAAGCCGTAGCGGCGCTGGTTACGCAGCCCGCCTATATTCTGGCCGCTGATACGGTGGTAGGGGTGGGGCGGCGCATATTGCCCAAGGCGGAAACGGATGCCGAAGTTCGCGCCTGTCTCGAACTGATGTCCGGCCGCAGCCATCGCGTCTATACTGGCGTCGCGCTGGTCTCGCCTAAGGGTCTGTCAGCGCGGGTGGTCGAAACCCGTCTGCAATTTAAACGCCTGAGCGCCGAAGAGATCGACGCCTATATTGCTTCCGGCGAAGGTCTAGGCAAGGCGGGCGGCTACGGTATTCAGGGCCGCGCCAGCGCCTTTGTCATTCACCTGATCGGCTCCTTTCCTTCGGTGGTGGGGCTGCCGACGTTTGAGACCCTGCAACTGCTGCGCGGCGCGGGTTACAGGGGGTGA
- a CDS encoding ribonuclease E/G — MRACLARDGLPLLYAEGPALDTSLTLWGTRSVARLTAKSGRIGFLKLADGQEAMTDLSDPNALNEGTAVEVEIAAEARADKLPRVRLLGVSDGPPRRLSDPLGLMERLKQQARRLIDPQVRFEPAEDPDALDIAEAQATQPSFDLPGGGYLSIEATRALIACDIDMGRAGEGMIHTPRQAAKRLNEVAVEELVRRLRLSNLAGLVVVDLIGNKHNGEKLTGLVQSAFAAEGRAIACGPITRFGTLEFSRPWGAQPHMEETPLRAARRLLWRAVAEARSDVGGRLRLRAPGPVADQVRQCLKDSLDPLTPRLSVETSSITEVVPLP; from the coding sequence ATGCGTGCCTGTTTGGCGCGCGACGGGCTGCCGCTGCTCTATGCTGAAGGTCCGGCGCTGGATACATCCCTAACCCTGTGGGGAACGCGTTCGGTGGCTCGGCTAACCGCCAAATCGGGGCGGATCGGCTTCCTTAAACTCGCCGATGGTCAAGAGGCCATGACTGATCTCAGCGACCCCAATGCCCTGAACGAAGGTACGGCAGTCGAGGTCGAAATCGCCGCTGAAGCTCGTGCCGACAAATTGCCCCGTGTCCGCCTGCTGGGTGTCAGCGATGGGCCGCCACGTCGCCTGTCGGACCCGTTGGGGCTGATGGAGCGCCTGAAACAACAGGCGCGGCGCCTGATTGACCCTCAGGTCCGGTTTGAGCCCGCCGAAGACCCCGATGCCCTCGATATTGCCGAGGCGCAGGCGACCCAGCCCAGTTTCGACCTGCCCGGCGGCGGTTATCTGTCCATAGAGGCGACGCGCGCCCTGATCGCGTGCGATATCGACATGGGGCGTGCTGGGGAAGGGATGATCCACACGCCACGTCAGGCCGCCAAACGCCTCAATGAGGTGGCGGTTGAAGAGTTGGTACGCCGTCTGCGCCTGTCCAATCTGGCGGGCCTGGTGGTGGTCGATCTGATCGGCAACAAGCATAATGGTGAGAAGCTGACCGGATTGGTGCAGTCCGCCTTTGCGGCCGAGGGGCGAGCCATCGCCTGCGGGCCGATTACCCGCTTTGGGACGCTGGAATTCAGTCGGCCGTGGGGCGCACAGCCCCATATGGAAGAGACGCCGCTGAGGGCCGCACGGCGGCTCCTGTGGCGCGCCGTGGCCGAAGCCCGTTCGGATGTCGGTGGCCGCCTCCGGTTGCGCGCGCCAGGCCCGGTGGCCGATCAGGTGCGCCAGTGTCTGAAAGACAGCCTTGACCCGCTGACACCACGCCTCAGCGTCGAAACATCGTCGATAACCGAGGTGGTTCCACTGCCGTAA
- the groL gene encoding chaperonin GroEL (60 kDa chaperone family; promotes refolding of misfolded polypeptides especially under stressful conditions; forms two stacked rings of heptamers to form a barrel-shaped 14mer; ends can be capped by GroES; misfolded proteins enter the barrel where they are refolded when GroES binds), translated as MAAKDVLFSSDARDKILRGVNVLANAVKVTLGPKGRNVILEKSFGAPRSTKDGVSVAKEIELADKFENLGAQLIREVASKTNDKAGDGTTTATVLAQAIAVEGLKSVSSGRNPMDLKRGIDKAVAVAIAEIKASSKPVTSNSEIAQVGTISANGDTEVGQMIADAMAKVGNEGVITVEEAKTAETELDVVEGMQFDRGYLSPYFVTNPDKMEAVLEDPYILIFDKKISTLQPILPILEAVVQSGRPLLIIAEDVEGEALATLVVNRLRGGLRVAAVKAPGFGDRRKAMLEDIAILTAGQVISEDIGIKLETVTLDMLGRAKKVTITKETTTVVDGVGEKAEIEGRVAQIKQQIEETTSDYDKEKLQERLAKLAGGVAVIRVGGSTEVEVKEKKDRVDDALNATRAAVDEGIVPGGGTALLKASKKLADLTGDNDDQTAGIAIVRKALQAPIRQISENAGVEGSIVVGKVLESNDANFGFNAQTEKYVDLVADGVIDPAKVVRTALQDAASVSGLLITTEAAVVEAPKKEAAPAMPGGGMGGMGGMDF; from the coding sequence ATGGCTGCTAAAGACGTACTGTTTTCCTCGGACGCGCGCGACAAGATCCTGCGCGGCGTCAATGTCCTCGCCAATGCCGTGAAAGTCACGCTTGGCCCCAAGGGCCGCAATGTCATCCTTGAAAAGTCGTTTGGCGCGCCGCGCTCGACCAAGGACGGCGTGTCGGTCGCCAAGGAAATCGAACTGGCCGATAAGTTCGAAAACCTGGGCGCGCAACTGATCCGCGAAGTCGCTTCCAAGACCAACGACAAGGCCGGTGACGGCACCACGACTGCCACGGTTCTGGCTCAGGCCATCGCCGTCGAAGGTCTGAAGTCGGTGTCTTCGGGCCGCAACCCGATGGACCTGAAGCGCGGTATCGACAAGGCCGTGGCCGTCGCCATCGCCGAAATCAAGGCCTCGTCCAAGCCCGTTACCTCGAACTCGGAAATCGCTCAGGTCGGCACCATCTCGGCCAACGGCGACACCGAAGTCGGTCAGATGATCGCTGACGCCATGGCCAAGGTCGGCAACGAAGGCGTCATCACCGTCGAAGAAGCCAAGACCGCCGAAACCGAACTGGACGTCGTCGAAGGCATGCAGTTCGACCGCGGCTACCTGTCGCCCTACTTCGTCACCAACCCGGACAAGATGGAAGCGGTCCTCGAAGACCCGTACATCCTGATCTTCGACAAGAAGATCTCGACCCTGCAACCCATCCTGCCGATCCTCGAAGCCGTGGTTCAGTCGGGCCGCCCGCTGCTGATCATCGCCGAAGACGTCGAAGGCGAGGCTCTGGCCACGCTGGTCGTCAACCGTCTTCGTGGTGGCCTCCGCGTCGCCGCCGTCAAGGCTCCGGGCTTCGGTGACCGCCGCAAGGCCATGCTGGAAGACATCGCCATCCTGACCGCCGGCCAGGTGATCTCCGAAGACATCGGCATCAAGCTTGAGACCGTGACTCTCGACATGCTGGGCCGCGCCAAGAAGGTGACGATCACCAAGGAAACCACCACCGTGGTTGATGGCGTCGGTGAAAAGGCGGAAATCGAAGGCCGCGTGGCTCAGATCAAGCAACAGATCGAAGAAACCACCTCGGACTACGACAAGGAAAAGCTGCAAGAGCGTCTGGCCAAGCTGGCCGGCGGCGTCGCGGTCATCCGCGTCGGCGGCTCGACCGAAGTCGAAGTGAAGGAAAAGAAGGACCGCGTCGATGACGCCCTGAACGCGACCCGCGCGGCCGTGGACGAAGGTATCGTTCCGGGCGGTGGTACGGCTCTGCTGAAGGCGTCGAAGAAGCTGGCCGACCTGACCGGTGACAATGACGACCAGACCGCCGGTATCGCCATCGTGCGCAAGGCCCTGCAGGCGCCGATCCGTCAGATCTCGGAAAACGCGGGCGTCGAAGGCTCGATCGTTGTTGGCAAGGTGCTGGAATCGAACGATGCCAACTTCGGCTTCAACGCTCAGACCGAAAAGTACGTGGACCTGGTGGCCGATGGCGTCATCGACCCGGCCAAGGTTGTGCGTACCGCTCTGCAAGACGCGGCCTCGGTGTCGGGCCTGCTGATCACGACGGAAGCCGCCGTGGTCGAAGCCCCGAAGAAAGAAGCGGCCCCGGCTATGCCTGGCGGCGGCATGGGCGGTATGGGCGGTATGGATTTCTAA
- the groES gene encoding co-chaperone GroES, which produces MSFRPLGDRVLVKRVEEEAKTKGGIIIPDTAKEKPQEGEVVAVGPGARNEKGEQVALDVKVGDRVLFGKWGGTEVKLNGEDLLILKESDILGVVER; this is translated from the coding sequence ATGAGCTTTCGTCCGCTGGGCGACCGCGTTCTCGTGAAGCGCGTTGAAGAAGAAGCCAAGACCAAGGGCGGGATCATCATCCCTGATACGGCTAAGGAAAAGCCGCAAGAAGGCGAAGTCGTCGCTGTCGGGCCGGGCGCCCGCAACGAAAAGGGCGAGCAAGTCGCTCTGGACGTAAAGGTCGGCGACCGCGTTCTGTTCGGCAAGTGGGGCGGCACCGAGGTCAAGCTGAACGGCGAAGACCTGCTGATCCTCAAAGAATCCGACATCCTGGGTGTGGTCGAGCGTTAA
- a CDS encoding endonuclease/exonuclease/phosphatase family protein, whose protein sequence is MKLLPLLAAALLVASPASAEPLRLMSYNIRYANPQDVPPWPERGPRMAAQIAFLAPDVLGVQEALLPMVDDLSQALGDYDHYGVGRDDGAKSGESTTVFWRRDRFEKVSATTQWCGQTPDTPSKDADAAFPRTITRLILKDKRSGQVFDVRNAHFDHVGVKARENCAVQILSLPPVPGAHLIVLGDFNTGMGSAPYKRFTAETSPLKDSRVASTRRFGPTGTFNGFDIRQTDGEAIDHIFVDRTLMVKSFATLTDSYSGKVISDHFPIVADIELK, encoded by the coding sequence ATGAAACTGCTGCCCCTACTTGCTGCCGCGCTGCTTGTCGCCTCGCCCGCCTCTGCCGAGCCCCTGCGCCTGATGAGCTACAATATCCGCTACGCTAATCCGCAGGACGTGCCACCGTGGCCGGAGCGCGGCCCGCGCATGGCGGCGCAGATCGCCTTCCTTGCGCCCGATGTGCTGGGGGTGCAGGAGGCGCTGTTGCCGATGGTCGATGACCTGTCGCAAGCCCTTGGAGACTATGACCATTACGGCGTCGGCCGCGATGATGGGGCCAAGTCGGGCGAAAGCACGACCGTCTTCTGGCGCCGCGACCGCTTTGAGAAGGTATCAGCGACGACTCAGTGGTGCGGTCAGACGCCCGACACCCCCTCGAAAGACGCCGATGCCGCCTTCCCGCGCACCATCACGCGCCTTATTTTGAAGGATAAACGCAGCGGGCAGGTCTTTGATGTTCGCAATGCCCATTTCGACCACGTGGGCGTCAAGGCGCGCGAAAACTGTGCTGTGCAGATTCTGAGCCTGCCGCCCGTGCCGGGCGCGCACCTGATCGTGCTGGGCGATTTCAATACCGGTATGGGCAGCGCGCCGTATAAACGCTTCACCGCCGAAACGAGCCCGCTGAAAGACAGCCGCGTCGCCAGCACCCGCCGTTTTGGACCGACCGGCACCTTCAATGGCTTTGATATCCGCCAGACGGACGGCGAGGCTATCGACCATATTTTTGTGGATCGGACGTTGATGGTTAAGAGCTTCGCCACCCTGACCGACAGCTATTCGGGCAAGGTCATTTCCGATCACTTCCCTATCGTGGCCGATATCGAGCTGAAATAA